Proteins found in one Fodinicurvata sp. EGI_FJ10296 genomic segment:
- a CDS encoding aldolase/citrate lyase family protein: MKQNTLKAAMKRGEPQFLIWNQTGSPALAEAAVAAGWRYVLIDTEHGPGGFETTINTVRAVEAAGGEAIVRVPANDPTALKRILDAGALSVMIPMVESGADALIAARSCHYPPRGLRGYAPPIARAARYGIDSDYMTESANEIMVIVQIESVRAVEAIDDIAAVDGIDMLFIGPNDLAGSMGKLERLADPEFVKVMENAEERITRTGKWMGTIPIPGRTMTDTAKLGHRLVAGPSDIVLFMAGAKAAKAELGS; this comes from the coding sequence ATGAAACAGAACACCCTCAAAGCGGCCATGAAACGCGGCGAACCCCAGTTCCTGATATGGAACCAGACGGGCAGTCCGGCCCTGGCCGAAGCCGCGGTTGCCGCTGGCTGGCGCTATGTGCTGATCGACACCGAGCACGGTCCTGGCGGGTTCGAGACCACCATCAACACCGTACGCGCGGTCGAGGCGGCCGGGGGCGAAGCGATCGTTCGGGTTCCGGCCAACGATCCAACGGCTTTGAAACGCATCCTGGACGCCGGGGCGCTATCGGTCATGATCCCGATGGTCGAAAGCGGCGCCGACGCGCTGATCGCCGCCCGGTCCTGCCACTACCCGCCCCGGGGCCTGCGCGGCTATGCGCCGCCGATCGCCCGAGCCGCCCGCTATGGCATCGACAGCGATTACATGACCGAAAGCGCCAACGAGATCATGGTCATCGTCCAGATCGAGAGCGTGAGGGCGGTCGAGGCCATCGACGACATCGCCGCCGTCGACGGCATCGACATGCTGTTCATCGGACCCAACGACCTCGCCGGATCGATGGGAAAACTGGAACGGCTGGCCGATCCGGAGTTCGTCAAGGTGATGGAGAACGCCGAAGAGCGCATCACCAGGACCGGCAAATGGATGGGCACGATCCCGATCCCGGGCCGCACGATGACCGACACGGCCAAGCTCGGCCATCGGCTGGTCGCCGGCCCCAGCGACATCGTCCTTTTCATGGCCGGCGCCAAGGCCGCAAAGGCCGAACTCGGCAGCTGA
- a CDS encoding acyl-CoA dehydrogenase, with translation MTKDSRPAFDWTDPLKLTDLLPEEERMVSETAEGYCRDRLMPRVLEANRHERFDREIMTEMGELGLLGCTLPEAYGGSGMSYVSYGLIARAVERVDSGYRSAMSVQSSLVMHPIFAYGTEDQRKHFLPRLASGEWVGCFGLTEPDAGSDPASMKTRAKTVDGGYRLSGTKTWITNSPIADVFVVWAKTDDGKIRGFILEKGMEGLTAPKIEGKFSLRASITGQIAMDDVFVPEDHLLPNVSGLGGPFGCLNNARYGIAWGSMGAAEFCWMAARDYALERQMFGKPLAATQLIQKKLADMQTEITLGLSGALRLGQLKDQNAAAPEAISLMKRNNCGKALDIARAARDIHGGNGISDEYHVIRHVMNLEAVNTYEGTHDIHALILGRAQTGIQAFG, from the coding sequence ATGACCAAGGACTCCCGACCGGCCTTCGACTGGACCGACCCCCTGAAGCTGACGGATCTGCTGCCGGAAGAAGAGCGGATGGTCAGCGAGACAGCCGAAGGATACTGCCGCGACCGGCTTATGCCGCGCGTGCTCGAAGCCAATCGCCACGAACGCTTCGATCGGGAAATCATGACCGAAATGGGCGAGCTGGGCCTGCTCGGCTGCACGCTGCCCGAAGCGTATGGCGGGTCGGGCATGAGCTACGTGTCCTATGGCCTGATCGCCCGCGCGGTGGAGCGGGTGGACAGCGGCTATCGTTCGGCGATGTCGGTCCAGTCCTCACTCGTCATGCATCCGATCTTTGCCTATGGCACCGAAGATCAGCGCAAGCATTTTCTGCCCAGGCTTGCCAGCGGTGAATGGGTCGGCTGTTTCGGTCTGACGGAACCGGACGCCGGTTCGGATCCGGCGTCGATGAAAACGCGCGCCAAAACCGTCGACGGTGGATACCGGCTCAGCGGCACCAAGACCTGGATCACCAATTCCCCGATTGCTGACGTATTCGTGGTCTGGGCGAAGACCGACGACGGCAAGATACGCGGCTTCATCCTGGAAAAAGGCATGGAGGGGCTGACAGCACCGAAGATCGAGGGCAAATTCTCGCTGCGGGCGTCGATCACCGGGCAGATCGCCATGGACGATGTCTTCGTGCCCGAAGACCATCTGCTCCCGAATGTCAGCGGTCTTGGCGGGCCTTTCGGATGCCTGAACAATGCGCGCTATGGCATTGCGTGGGGCAGCATGGGTGCGGCGGAATTCTGCTGGATGGCAGCCCGCGATTATGCCCTTGAGCGCCAGATGTTCGGCAAGCCCCTGGCGGCGACCCAGCTGATCCAGAAAAAGCTGGCCGATATGCAGACGGAGATCACGCTGGGCCTGAGCGGTGCCTTGCGGCTGGGCCAGTTGAAGGACCAGAATGCCGCGGCGCCGGAAGCCATCAGCCTGATGAAGCGGAACAATTGTGGCAAGGCGCTGGACATCGCCCGCGCTGCCCGCGACATCCACGGCGGCAACGGCATTTCCGACGAGTACCACGTCATCCGGCATGTCATGAATCTCGAAGCCGTCAATACCTATGAAGGCACGCATGATATTCATGCCCTGATCCTGGGCCGCGCACAGACGGGAATTCAGGCGTTCGGATAG
- a CDS encoding Crp/Fnr family transcriptional regulator — MNKNKSEPAGHPPDGPVEGRKPADDREPSASASPTDRGGLETYFAQSRWYRRRSYLCSKESIPKRVYYVRSGICLGFDMMADGRRQVVSIYMAGDFINAEAVFTRRTSLDIMAMEDAEVAAATVADIDVQLTADDGFRMLLTKAIARRNAILEAWVGALGRKSAMERMAMLFCELAWRLKSKGPGDGGQSCSVPFNQHDLADILGISVVHVNRVLRTMRELGLATFDAGQIEILDPVRLSGIAEFDAAYLH, encoded by the coding sequence ATGAACAAGAACAAATCCGAACCTGCCGGGCACCCCCCCGATGGTCCGGTGGAGGGGCGGAAACCCGCTGACGACCGCGAACCTTCCGCGTCCGCTTCGCCCACCGACCGGGGCGGTCTGGAGACGTATTTCGCGCAGTCCCGCTGGTATCGGCGACGGTCGTACCTTTGCTCGAAGGAGAGCATACCCAAGCGTGTCTATTACGTGCGGTCCGGGATCTGTCTCGGCTTCGATATGATGGCCGACGGCCGTCGTCAGGTCGTGTCGATCTACATGGCTGGCGATTTCATCAATGCCGAAGCCGTATTCACGCGGCGCACCAGTCTCGACATTATGGCGATGGAAGACGCCGAAGTTGCCGCAGCCACCGTGGCGGATATCGATGTCCAACTGACGGCCGATGACGGCTTCCGAATGTTGCTGACCAAGGCGATCGCACGCCGGAACGCCATTCTCGAGGCATGGGTTGGCGCGCTGGGTCGGAAATCGGCGATGGAGCGGATGGCCATGCTGTTCTGCGAGTTGGCCTGGCGTCTGAAATCCAAGGGCCCCGGCGATGGGGGCCAATCCTGCAGCGTTCCGTTCAACCAGCACGATCTGGCCGATATTCTCGGCATCTCGGTCGTCCATGTGAACCGTGTTCTAAGGACAATGCGGGAACTGGGCCTGGCCACCTTCGATGCCGGCCAGATCGAGATCCTCGATCCCGTCAGGCTGTCCGGCATTGCCGAGTTCGATGCCGCCTATCTGCATTAG
- a CDS encoding sigma-70 family RNA polymerase sigma factor has translation MPAPNPDGEAPEAISELLEMIPALRAFARSFCRSPYDADDLVQETLMKGIANIDKFQPGTNMKSWLFTIMRNTFYTGIKVYNRECPGAADCVSSKPSSLPSQEWGIRGSEITQAVFNLPYEQREVTMLISMLGMSYPDAAEICDCSIGTIKSRLSRARQKLLETTGEKSPTDLINGKDFLGVAEQRGVQ, from the coding sequence ATGCCTGCACCGAATCCTGATGGAGAAGCACCTGAAGCAATATCGGAACTTCTGGAGATGATCCCGGCGCTTCGCGCATTCGCGAGATCGTTTTGCCGAAGTCCTTATGATGCCGACGACCTTGTACAGGAAACCCTGATGAAGGGCATCGCCAATATTGACAAATTCCAGCCGGGAACAAACATGAAATCCTGGCTGTTCACGATCATGCGCAACACGTTCTATACGGGCATAAAAGTCTATAATCGCGAATGCCCGGGAGCGGCCGACTGCGTATCCAGCAAGCCGTCCAGCCTGCCGTCGCAGGAATGGGGTATTCGCGGCAGCGAGATTACTCAGGCTGTATTCAATCTTCCCTACGAACAGCGGGAAGTCACCATGCTGATCTCGATGCTGGGGATGAGTTATCCCGATGCGGCTGAAATCTGCGATTGCTCGATCGGGACGATCAAGAGTCGGCTCAGCCGCGCACGTCAGAAACTCCTTGAAACGACTGGCGAAAAAAGCCCGACCGATCTGATCAACGGCAAGGATTTCCTTGGCGTTGCCGAGCAACGGGGCGTCCAGTAA
- a CDS encoding CheR family methyltransferase, producing MSIASSSSAMTGNFPVVGIGASAGGIAAMEALFKGVASDCGMAFVVVTHLSPDRESLLHEVVGRYTDMAVKVAEDGVAVAPNTVFVLGENAALTIEQGRLRLSPADALHRERKPIDAFFSALAQDQGERAVGIVLSGGDSDGTLGVKAIKEYGGLTLAQIPDGSGPRNPDMPRSAIASGFVDIAVTAEDMGRKLMAFAHSFDAIDVVPNNEKDAENELKQARESIHGLIKSHTGHDFSGYKAKTFMRRVKRRMQIAQVTEVDDYIALLKRDSTEVINLFRDLLINVTNFFRDPDSFRELEEKVLPKLFHGRDAGDTIRIWVAGCSTGEEVYSIAILMAEQLEKLPAPGPRVQIFATDIDEPALEVARAARYPAPLLSGVSDERRQSFFQSDGSSFVLRKDVREMCIFSPHSITRDPPFSRMDLVTCRNLLIYLSPEAQDLVIPAFHYSLRPGGFLFLGSSESLSQHADLFVTIDKKRRIFQAREHVTRIGRLPAFHGGTDTRSPGAGFSGTGDGRTTGYALRQSVEARVLERHAPPHVVVNNDGDVVYYSAKTGHLLEAPQGAPTRQILSMVRRSLRMDLRAALREVTETRQLAARDNIAVEYGDGRSQIMRISVEPFDDTSTREPLLLILFEPQSPIRNPGEIAAECGRRPDDTAELERELRETRDRLQSTIEEYETALEELKSSNEELVSVNEEAQSTNEELEASKEEMQSLNEELNTINAELNSKVEELDRANADLKNLFSSTQIATVFLDRNLRVRNYTPAVSSFFSLLPSDIGRPLTDLSNNLDYPELQTDIRMVFDTGEIREHHLSHDAEGKKYLVRLIPYRDADENIRGVVVTFIDVTRLAKAEEQQRVLVAELNHRVKNMLAVVVSIANQTRATTLSPDEFNDAFVGRLHAMARTFDLLSRRKWQEASVRDLVTQEIEPFGLERAILHGCDDVSLPPQQGLAVGMVLHELATNASKFGALSTNDGRVFVTWSVEGDTFRLDWREQDGPPVEEPGQVNFGLKLIRGEIEYKLNGEVETNFHTDGLKVRLSFLHSP from the coding sequence ATGAGCATCGCTTCATCCAGTTCCGCCATGACCGGAAATTTTCCCGTTGTCGGTATCGGTGCTTCTGCCGGTGGCATTGCAGCCATGGAAGCCCTCTTCAAGGGCGTTGCGTCGGACTGCGGCATGGCATTCGTCGTCGTCACGCATCTCAGCCCCGACCGCGAAAGCCTGCTGCACGAGGTCGTCGGCCGGTATACCGACATGGCGGTAAAGGTGGCAGAGGACGGTGTTGCGGTGGCACCCAACACCGTCTTCGTTCTGGGCGAAAATGCCGCTCTGACGATCGAACAGGGCCGCCTTCGACTTTCCCCGGCCGATGCGCTGCACCGCGAGCGCAAGCCGATCGATGCGTTCTTCAGCGCCCTGGCCCAGGATCAGGGCGAAAGAGCCGTAGGTATTGTCCTGTCCGGCGGCGATTCCGACGGCACCCTGGGGGTAAAGGCAATCAAGGAATATGGCGGGCTGACACTGGCCCAGATCCCCGACGGTTCGGGTCCGCGGAACCCCGACATGCCCAGGAGCGCGATCGCCAGCGGCTTCGTCGACATTGCCGTGACCGCAGAGGATATGGGCAGGAAGCTAATGGCGTTCGCCCACAGCTTCGATGCCATTGATGTGGTTCCGAACAACGAGAAGGACGCTGAGAACGAGCTGAAGCAGGCTCGCGAGTCGATCCACGGCCTGATAAAGAGCCACACAGGCCACGATTTCTCCGGTTACAAGGCAAAGACGTTCATGCGCCGGGTAAAACGGCGCATGCAGATCGCCCAGGTGACAGAGGTCGACGACTACATCGCCCTGCTGAAACGGGACTCCACCGAGGTCATCAATCTTTTTCGCGATCTACTGATCAATGTGACCAATTTCTTCCGCGATCCGGATTCCTTCAGGGAGCTGGAAGAAAAAGTCCTGCCGAAGCTGTTTCACGGTCGGGATGCGGGCGACACAATTCGGATATGGGTCGCGGGCTGCTCCACCGGGGAAGAGGTCTACTCCATCGCCATCCTGATGGCCGAACAACTGGAGAAGCTGCCGGCGCCCGGTCCAAGGGTGCAGATATTCGCAACCGACATCGATGAACCGGCACTGGAAGTGGCCCGGGCCGCGCGCTATCCGGCACCGCTGTTGAGTGGCGTGTCGGACGAAAGGCGGCAATCATTCTTCCAGAGCGATGGCAGCAGCTTTGTGCTGCGCAAGGATGTACGGGAAATGTGCATCTTCTCGCCGCACAGCATCACCCGGGATCCACCGTTCTCGAGGATGGATCTGGTGACCTGCCGGAACCTGCTGATCTATCTGAGCCCGGAGGCGCAGGACCTTGTCATTCCCGCCTTTCACTACTCGCTGCGGCCGGGGGGATTCCTGTTTCTGGGAAGTTCGGAGAGCCTTAGCCAGCACGCCGATCTGTTCGTGACGATCGACAAGAAACGCCGGATTTTCCAGGCCCGCGAACACGTCACTCGCATCGGCCGGTTGCCGGCCTTCCATGGCGGTACCGATACCCGGTCGCCCGGGGCCGGATTTTCCGGCACCGGCGATGGGCGCACAACCGGATACGCGCTGCGCCAGTCGGTCGAGGCGCGGGTGCTGGAACGTCATGCGCCGCCGCATGTGGTCGTCAATAACGATGGGGATGTGGTCTATTATTCCGCCAAGACCGGACACCTGCTCGAGGCACCACAGGGTGCGCCCACGCGGCAGATCCTGAGCATGGTTCGACGCAGCCTGCGTATGGATCTGCGCGCCGCACTGCGCGAGGTAACGGAAACACGCCAGCTGGCGGCGAGGGATAACATTGCCGTCGAATACGGCGATGGCCGCAGCCAGATCATGCGGATCAGTGTCGAGCCATTCGACGATACAAGCACGCGGGAACCACTGTTGCTCATCCTTTTCGAGCCGCAGAGCCCGATACGCAATCCGGGCGAGATCGCAGCGGAATGCGGACGCCGCCCGGATGACACGGCGGAGCTCGAACGGGAGCTTCGGGAAACGCGGGACCGGCTGCAATCCACGATCGAGGAATACGAAACGGCGTTGGAAGAACTCAAGTCTTCGAACGAGGAACTGGTCTCGGTCAACGAAGAGGCTCAATCGACCAACGAGGAACTCGAAGCCTCGAAGGAAGAGATGCAGTCGCTGAACGAGGAACTTAATACCATCAATGCCGAGCTCAACAGCAAGGTCGAGGAACTGGACCGTGCGAACGCGGACCTGAAGAACCTGTTTTCCAGCACCCAGATCGCGACCGTGTTCCTCGATCGCAACCTCCGGGTCCGCAACTATACGCCGGCGGTTTCGTCTTTTTTCAGTCTGCTGCCGTCTGACATCGGGCGGCCGTTGACCGACCTGTCCAACAATCTCGACTATCCGGAACTGCAGACGGATATTCGTATGGTCTTCGACACCGGCGAGATCCGCGAGCATCACCTGTCGCACGACGCCGAAGGCAAGAAATATCTCGTGCGGCTGATTCCGTACCGGGACGCCGACGAAAACATTCGCGGCGTCGTCGTGACCTTCATTGATGTCACGCGTCTGGCTAAGGCAGAGGAGCAGCAGAGGGTTTTGGTCGCCGAGTTGAACCACCGGGTCAAGAACATGCTGGCCGTTGTGGTCAGCATCGCCAACCAGACCCGCGCCACGACACTGTCGCCCGATGAGTTCAACGACGCCTTTGTCGGCCGGCTCCACGCCATGGCCCGCACCTTCGACCTGCTGTCGCGCAGGAAATGGCAGGAGGCATCGGTGCGCGACCTCGTCACGCAGGAAATCGAGCCCTTCGGACTTGAACGTGCAATCCTCCATGGGTGCGACGATGTGTCGCTTCCGCCACAGCAGGGACTTGCCGTCGGGATGGTGCTGCATGAACTGGCGACCAACGCGTCGAAGTTCGGTGCCCTTTCTACGAACGATGGCCGCGTCTTCGTGACATGGTCGGTCGAAGGGGATACCTTCCGTCTGGACTGGCGCGAGCAGGATGGCCCACCGGTCGAAGAACCGGGCCAGGTGAATTTCGGTCTGAAGCTGATCAGAGGCGAGATCGAATACAAGCTGAATGGTGAGGTCGAAACAAACTTCCATACCGATGGTTTGAAAGTCCGACTCTCCTTTCTGCACAGCCCATAG
- a CDS encoding PAS domain-containing protein yields the protein MGTELERRLQALPGLRDLYTLWHGKCVDGTLPSWRDFDVLELQQWLGYLNVVDVAGDPFDFHYRIFGSELTAAIGDELTGRRYRESLRNALADEIAESYRTVHGDPQPVLIRHRQPAWHGKPISFDRLLLPMRSDDDGATRIVLVGAYVSSTSEPQL from the coding sequence GTGGGCACCGAACTCGAGCGCCGGCTTCAGGCCCTGCCCGGCTTGAGGGATCTTTACACTCTCTGGCACGGCAAATGCGTTGACGGGACGCTGCCCTCGTGGCGCGATTTCGATGTGCTCGAACTGCAACAATGGCTCGGCTATCTGAACGTTGTCGACGTTGCGGGTGACCCGTTCGATTTCCACTATCGTATCTTTGGAAGCGAATTGACGGCGGCGATCGGTGACGAGCTTACCGGTCGGCGATACCGCGAAAGTCTGAGGAACGCGCTTGCGGACGAAATCGCCGAGTCCTATCGCACTGTCCACGGCGACCCGCAGCCCGTCCTGATCCGCCATCGACAGCCCGCATGGCACGGAAAACCGATCAGCTTCGACAGGCTTCTACTGCCGATGCGCTCCGACGACGACGGAGCCACGCGCATAGTGCTGGTCGGAGCCTATGTTTCGTCGACTTCCGAACCGCAGCTATAG
- a CDS encoding GNAT family N-acetyltransferase gives MTVEMDIQPYNAATDLPGCMAIWRAASEDGHPFLTTRDLDADERKVRDVYMPMAQTRVAVVDGTVAGFIALLDDFIGGLFVDPARFRKGIGRRLIEDAIRRKGRLSLEVYERNERALAFYRSLGFRATGRRPTDDQDRPLALVSLVLDDSGSALTSAADNGRPAP, from the coding sequence ATGACGGTCGAGATGGATATCCAGCCCTATAATGCCGCCACTGATCTCCCAGGCTGCATGGCCATCTGGCGCGCCGCATCCGAAGACGGTCACCCGTTTCTGACGACCCGGGACCTGGATGCCGACGAACGCAAGGTTCGGGATGTGTATATGCCGATGGCACAGACGCGAGTTGCGGTCGTGGACGGCACAGTTGCCGGGTTCATCGCACTGCTCGACGATTTCATCGGCGGACTGTTCGTCGATCCGGCTCGTTTCCGCAAGGGTATCGGCCGACGCCTCATCGAGGACGCGATCCGGCGCAAGGGTCGTTTGTCGCTCGAGGTCTACGAACGCAACGAACGGGCGCTCGCCTTCTATCGTTCTCTGGGGTTTCGGGCGACGGGGCGGCGACCGACGGACGATCAGGACCGGCCGCTGGCGCTCGTTTCACTCGTTCTCGATGACAGTGGCTCGGCGCTGACATCGGCGGCGGATAACGGGCGTCCGGCTCCCTGA
- a CDS encoding CaiB/BaiF CoA-transferase family protein: MSKDLEGLLVVSLEQAVAAPYASCKLADAGARVIKLERAEGDFARGYDKYVNGLSAYFVWLNRGKESVCIDIKNAEDSAFLHNLIAKADIFIQNLAPGAAQRAGFGSDELRARFPRLISCDISGYGLEGPYRDMKAYDFLVQGESGLAMVTGTPESGARVGVSVCDIAAGMYSYQAILEALFARERTGKGRGIQVSLFHALADWMNVPFLQYLYGQHTPARSGLNHPTIAPYGAYRCRGGEEILISIQNAREWKKLCEEILERPDMVDDPAFATTPDRVANRPQLDTIINGVFGTMDRDELADRLFKTGIAFGRLSSLEDLVHHPQARHVRIATSAGEIKVLAPPAVIDEPREDYGAVPELGADTDRVKAEFTTGRS, encoded by the coding sequence ATGTCGAAGGATCTGGAAGGGCTGCTGGTCGTATCGCTCGAACAAGCCGTCGCGGCGCCTTATGCGTCCTGCAAACTGGCTGATGCCGGGGCGCGCGTCATCAAGCTGGAACGGGCGGAAGGCGATTTCGCGCGGGGCTACGACAAATATGTCAACGGCCTCAGTGCCTATTTCGTCTGGTTGAATCGGGGCAAGGAGTCCGTCTGCATCGATATCAAGAATGCCGAGGACAGCGCCTTTCTGCATAACCTGATCGCGAAGGCCGACATTTTTATACAGAATCTGGCCCCGGGCGCGGCCCAGCGTGCCGGTTTCGGCAGCGACGAGCTAAGGGCACGCTTCCCGCGCCTGATTTCGTGCGATATCAGCGGCTATGGGCTGGAGGGGCCGTATCGCGACATGAAGGCCTATGATTTCCTGGTGCAGGGAGAATCCGGCCTCGCGATGGTGACCGGCACGCCGGAAAGCGGCGCCCGCGTCGGCGTTTCGGTTTGCGATATCGCCGCGGGCATGTACTCCTATCAGGCCATCCTGGAGGCTTTGTTCGCCCGCGAGCGGACCGGCAAGGGCCGCGGTATTCAGGTTTCCCTGTTCCATGCCCTGGCCGACTGGATGAACGTGCCGTTCCTTCAGTACCTTTATGGCCAGCACACGCCCGCGCGCAGCGGCCTGAACCATCCAACGATCGCGCCCTATGGCGCCTATCGCTGCAGGGGCGGCGAGGAAATTCTGATCTCGATCCAGAACGCCCGCGAGTGGAAGAAGCTGTGCGAAGAAATTCTGGAGCGACCTGATATGGTTGATGATCCGGCTTTTGCCACGACACCCGACCGCGTGGCCAACCGGCCGCAACTCGACACTATCATCAACGGCGTCTTCGGAACGATGGACCGCGACGAACTCGCCGACCGTCTGTTCAAGACCGGTATTGCCTTCGGGCGGCTGAGCAGTCTGGAGGATCTGGTTCACCATCCCCAGGCCCGGCACGTGCGCATCGCCACTTCGGCCGGTGAAATCAAGGTGCTCGCTCCGCCGGCGGTGATAGATGAACCCCGTGAAGATTACGGCGCCGTTCCGGAACTGGGGGCCGACACCGACAGGGTGAAGGCGGAATTCACGACCGGCCGGTCCTGA